From a region of the Odoribacter splanchnicus DSM 20712 genome:
- a CDS encoding outer membrane beta-barrel protein: MKKILFFLFTCALTIGSVQAQEAADSIKIYYRRGYRNVDPSFRDNRSQLEYFLNSIGATLKNDRVEKIVIRSYASPDGAVQANEQLAARRAEELKAYLVREGNVPPHLIEHHAEGVAWNMLREQVVASDMAGRNEVLDILDHTPLWIYDDKGHIVDGRKKQLMDLQKGKPYNYMLEHFFPDLRNSVNITLYLHVVEKNCEKQAEAAPSYKAENTESLQTILAKAPADKEIAPPATSTPTTVDVKPVRSYPANTVGVHAGYCTSWITSYGLTSSAKPGYEIGVTDRVRLSRQLPFYLRTGVSFINKGYEVNGFDDSRTTMNYIQIPVGIDYTVALGKHFAFIPFAGLYYAVGIGGKREVEDEKISIFKKEGGFSRHDMGVSCGVDAAFGRFIIGADYHTGLIDIDKTDTMYGEDNHKVGYKHVRNHCFIVRMGINF, translated from the coding sequence ATGAAAAAAATCTTATTCTTTCTATTTACCTGTGCATTGACCATTGGAAGCGTGCAGGCACAGGAAGCGGCGGATTCTATAAAAATCTATTATCGCCGCGGGTACCGTAATGTCGATCCTTCATTCCGGGACAATCGGTCACAGCTGGAGTATTTCTTAAATTCGATCGGCGCGACATTAAAAAACGACCGTGTAGAAAAGATCGTCATCCGTTCATATGCCTCTCCCGACGGAGCGGTGCAGGCAAACGAACAATTGGCGGCCCGGCGGGCGGAAGAGCTGAAAGCCTATCTTGTCCGCGAAGGAAACGTTCCTCCCCATCTGATCGAACATCACGCCGAAGGTGTCGCATGGAACATGCTACGGGAGCAAGTCGTAGCATCCGACATGGCAGGACGTAACGAAGTATTGGACATTCTCGACCATACTCCGCTATGGATTTACGATGACAAGGGACACATCGTCGACGGCCGTAAAAAGCAGTTGATGGATTTGCAGAAAGGTAAACCGTATAATTATATGTTGGAGCACTTCTTTCCCGATCTGCGCAACAGCGTCAATATCACGCTCTATCTGCATGTCGTAGAGAAAAACTGCGAAAAACAAGCTGAAGCGGCTCCATCATACAAAGCCGAAAACACCGAGTCTTTACAAACTATCCTGGCCAAAGCACCTGCGGATAAGGAAATAGCCCCTCCTGCAACATCGACACCGACAACCGTCGATGTAAAGCCGGTACGTTCGTATCCGGCAAATACCGTCGGTGTACACGCTGGATACTGTACCTCATGGATCACCTCTTACGGACTGACCTCATCGGCAAAACCGGGTTACGAAATCGGCGTAACCGACCGGGTCAGGCTCAGCCGGCAACTGCCGTTCTACCTGCGAACAGGAGTGAGCTTTATAAACAAAGGATACGAAGTCAACGGATTCGACGACAGTCGTACCACGATGAATTACATACAGATCCCTGTGGGTATCGACTACACCGTCGCGTTAGGAAAACACTTCGCATTTATACCGTTCGCAGGATTATATTACGCAGTCGGTATAGGCGGGAAACGTGAGGTTGAAGATGAAAAAATCTCCATCTTTAAAAAAGAAGGTGGATTTTCGCGCCACGACATGGGCGTTTCGTGCGGGGTCGATGCTGCGTTCGGTCGCTTCATTATCGGAGCGGATTACCATACAGGACTTATCGATATCGACAAAACCGACACGATGTACGGGGAAGACAACCACAAAGTAGGATACAAACATGTCAGGAACCACTGTTTCATCGTTAGAATGGGAATTAATTTTTAA
- a CDS encoding recombinase family protein codes for MIIGYLRVSTEKQHPANQQDEIRRFAESKQLIVNHWVTEVASGKKSERDRKLGVLLRRLKRDDTLIVTEISRLSRTLTDIMAIMGKCLERGINLYTTKEGYSFDNTINSKVLCFAFGLVAEIERNLISMRTREALALRRAEGMVLGRRHGSYTKMNVLIKNRQVVIAMLNKGKSINDICKHFDLSRDTFAKFRMKYPSVQKALNKKEQLRISRFKNKQINA; via the coding sequence ATGATAATAGGTTATCTACGTGTCAGCACGGAAAAACAACATCCGGCCAACCAGCAGGATGAAATCAGGCGTTTTGCCGAAAGTAAACAACTCATCGTCAATCATTGGGTCACAGAAGTTGCCAGCGGCAAAAAGAGCGAACGCGACCGCAAACTGGGCGTACTGTTACGCCGACTTAAACGAGACGACACACTGATCGTCACGGAAATTTCGCGTCTGAGCCGGACGCTCACGGATATCATGGCGATTATGGGCAAATGTCTGGAAAGGGGAATAAATCTTTATACGACCAAGGAAGGCTACTCGTTCGACAACACGATCAACAGCAAAGTTCTGTGTTTCGCTTTCGGACTGGTGGCGGAGATCGAACGTAACCTTATCTCTATGCGTACACGCGAAGCGTTGGCACTACGGCGTGCGGAGGGAATGGTTTTGGGACGGCGCCACGGTAGCTATACCAAGATGAACGTACTGATCAAGAATCGACAGGTCGTCATTGCGATGCTTAATAAAGGGAAGTCCATAAACGATATTTGCAAACATTTCGATCTTTCACGCGATACGTTTGCCAAATTCAGGATGAAATACCCATCTGTCCAGAAGGCGCTGAACAAAAAAGAACAGCTTAGAATCAGTCGATTTAAAAACAAACAAATCAATGCTTAA
- a CDS encoding YebC/PmpR family DNA-binding transcriptional regulator: MGRAFEYRKARKLKRWGNMARTFTRIGKEIDIAVKAGGPDPANNTRLRILIQNAKAENMPKENVERAIKRAISKDTSDYKEITYEGYAPYGIAIVVEAATDNNTRTVANVRHAFTKFGGSLGTTGSLDFMFDRKCVFKINKPENFDPDEFELEMIDYGVDEIFEDEDGVINLYGSFDAYGNIQKYLEENKYDIVSGEFTRIPTDTKELTPEQRAEVDKILDKLDEDDDVTNVYHNIKED, from the coding sequence ATGGGAAGAGCGTTTGAATACCGCAAAGCACGCAAATTGAAAAGATGGGGTAATATGGCCCGTACGTTTACCAGAATCGGAAAAGAAATCGATATTGCCGTAAAAGCCGGTGGCCCCGACCCAGCAAACAATACCCGTCTTCGTATTCTGATTCAGAATGCCAAGGCTGAAAATATGCCTAAAGAAAATGTAGAACGGGCTATCAAACGAGCAATCTCTAAAGATACTTCTGATTACAAGGAAATCACTTATGAAGGATATGCACCTTATGGCATTGCCATCGTTGTAGAAGCAGCTACAGACAACAACACCCGGACCGTGGCGAATGTACGCCATGCCTTTACCAAGTTCGGGGGTTCGCTAGGAACGACCGGCTCACTCGACTTTATGTTCGACCGGAAGTGTGTATTCAAAATCAATAAACCGGAAAATTTCGATCCGGATGAATTCGAACTGGAAATGATCGACTACGGAGTAGATGAAATCTTCGAAGACGAAGATGGAGTAATCAATCTCTATGGCTCGTTCGATGCTTACGGAAATATCCAAAAATACCTGGAAGAAAATAAATACGATATCGTCAGCGGAGAATTCACCCGTATCCCTACCGATACGAAAGAATTGACCCCTGAACAAAGAGCAGAAGTTGATAAAATTCTGGACAAACTGGATGAAGATGATGACGTAACCAACGTTTACCACAACATCAAAGAAGATTAA
- a CDS encoding leucine-rich repeat domain-containing protein: MNISAEEFHIHFISYANIPFKAGIYASDLSIDWGDGTSSILKEKQYFNIVHHYQQEGLFHIKISGHRISNLNVSRLNLVDLQLEHCPSLEYLNCSINELKELDLSSCPALEELHCNSNNLQTLDLSSNPKLMQLNVSYNLLETLDLSLCPKLQSLYCSFNHLTSVCLNHCRDILYIDLCNNLLNKEKLDLLFSQLPHRTKRAMIYYLENPGSEFSDYHLLKLKNWD, encoded by the coding sequence ATGAATATTAGTGCGGAAGAATTCCACATCCACTTTATCAGCTATGCAAATATCCCCTTTAAGGCAGGAATATATGCCAGTGATCTGTCTATAGACTGGGGAGACGGAACAAGTTCAATTCTGAAAGAAAAACAATACTTCAACATCGTCCATCACTATCAGCAAGAAGGACTGTTTCATATCAAAATTTCAGGCCACCGGATTTCAAATCTGAATGTCAGCCGGTTAAATTTAGTCGATTTACAACTCGAACATTGTCCTTCTTTGGAATATCTGAACTGTTCGATCAATGAATTGAAGGAACTGGATCTTTCCTCATGTCCGGCATTGGAAGAGTTGCATTGCAATTCCAATAATTTACAAACCCTGGATCTCAGTTCCAATCCAAAGTTGATGCAATTGAATGTTTCCTATAATCTTTTGGAAACCCTCGACCTTTCTTTATGCCCTAAGCTTCAATCTTTGTATTGTTCATTCAATCACCTGACTTCCGTTTGTTTGAACCATTGCAGGGATATTCTTTATATAGACTTGTGTAATAACTTATTAAATAAAGAAAAATTAGATCTGTTATTCAGCCAATTACCCCACCGGACGAAACGGGCCATGATCTATTATCTGGAAAACCCAGGCAGTGAATTTTCTGATTATCATCTTCTCAAACTAAAAAACTGGGATTAA
- a CDS encoding LacI family DNA-binding transcriptional regulator, which yields MAVSVSLKKLAEILGLAPSTVSRALKGHPDISRATQERVRALAQELHYKPSALALSLRNKRSNSIAMLVPFLGNYFYACAVSSVIRSAYSSGYKVIVFENGEDYEQEVKICQFLQKSGIDGLVVAPARTTNDLDHFVKLQHEGIPMVFFDRIAPNLDTDRVLEDDYKGACTVVRHMIDGGCRKIAHIALPRRYLWAQKREKGYLQALKDRHLFTDEKLIVECEDVSEVYRITRQLVLHSGVDGIFAANDAFAVHVLSVLRQMKCRVPEEVAVCGYGNEPSTEVTFPALTTVNKDGYRVGNIAAGLLIRRIEDKEEVPTVTRLLKPELIVRDSTLSVDR from the coding sequence ATGGCAGTTTCTGTATCCTTAAAAAAATTGGCTGAAATACTTGGGTTGGCTCCTTCTACCGTTTCGCGTGCACTGAAGGGGCATCCGGATATTAGCCGGGCTACTCAGGAAAGGGTGAGGGCTTTGGCACAGGAATTGCACTATAAACCTAGTGCGTTGGCATTGAGTCTGAGAAATAAAAGATCTAACTCGATCGCTATGCTGGTTCCTTTTTTAGGAAATTATTTTTATGCCTGTGCTGTGAGTAGTGTGATTCGTTCTGCATATTCATCGGGGTATAAGGTGATTGTGTTTGAAAATGGAGAGGATTATGAACAAGAGGTAAAGATCTGTCAGTTTCTCCAGAAATCCGGGATCGATGGCTTGGTAGTTGCGCCTGCCAGGACGACGAATGACCTGGATCATTTTGTGAAATTGCAGCATGAGGGGATTCCGATGGTGTTTTTCGATCGTATAGCTCCCAATCTGGATACCGACCGGGTACTCGAAGATGATTATAAAGGAGCCTGTACGGTGGTCAGACATATGATTGACGGTGGATGCCGGAAGATTGCACATATCGCTTTGCCCCGCCGTTATCTTTGGGCGCAGAAAAGAGAAAAAGGATATTTGCAGGCGTTGAAAGACCGGCATTTGTTCACCGATGAAAAACTGATCGTCGAATGTGAGGATGTGTCGGAAGTTTATAGAATTACCCGGCAATTGGTGTTGCATTCCGGAGTCGATGGTATTTTTGCCGCTAACGATGCCTTTGCCGTGCATGTATTGAGTGTACTTCGGCAGATGAAATGCAGGGTACCGGAAGAAGTTGCTGTATGCGGATATGGTAACGAACCATCGACAGAAGTAACCTTTCCCGCTTTGACTACCGTGAATAAAGATGGGTATCGGGTAGGGAATATCGCTGCCGGTTTGTTGATTCGCCGCATCGAGGATAAAGAGGAGGTCCCGACAGTGACCCGGTTGTTGAAACCCGAATTAATTGTACGGGATTCTACTCTGTCTGTCGATCGGTAA
- a CDS encoding alpha-glucosidase C-terminal domain-containing protein: MLMRILIPFIILSCIVCCRTKELRIPDQPGLSHLASPVFLKSDTTWVDLKDYFLYPEKIKKITPFAGVKLYWDKTASTLGVIAGDSGVLLSGMNIRYEGYDYQIPVMRPNPDAGFYIGTDEVRGDTFFLQSTSPVIDWAVYFQNYKLAENFLSCTEKRVGIVLPEAARQLKYGELRIWARDSFSISNAIIIPLRRGKLITEVGQLNDTDKRTTVIYGLEVKELATPDTGFIADSMNPAYSNIEVAAIGQKMVEGYFKDLGINTLYLFPKASADSLSADLRKLELEARRCRLTVVVTDSLAGLDRFVFDKATAVFARSNTGFEILAQALNATFQDAENDYLGIHYSGNGEAPRFVTRTDEFSLLPVQSERQDTVYRKLVQFLAFNVTIPGIPMVGEGDEIGWPKKEGILGQGEEWTDEQLNVKSKLSALNQLRGEHMALLYGDFIPLRVEKQIYAYIRSFFGKNVLVVFNKGKETVSLKLDLPEMKREENFSSLFGNRFSYDNSKIILDVPAYGVEIIYN; encoded by the coding sequence ATGTTGATGAGAATATTGATTCCTTTTATAATTTTATCCTGTATCGTGTGTTGCAGGACAAAAGAATTGCGAATTCCCGATCAACCGGGCCTGTCCCATTTGGCTTCGCCCGTTTTTCTGAAGTCCGATACCACTTGGGTCGATCTGAAGGATTATTTCTTATATCCTGAAAAAATTAAAAAAATTACTCCGTTTGCCGGTGTAAAGTTGTATTGGGACAAAACGGCCTCTACGTTAGGAGTAATTGCCGGGGATTCAGGTGTGTTATTATCCGGGATGAACATCCGTTACGAGGGATATGATTATCAGATTCCGGTGATGCGGCCGAATCCGGATGCCGGTTTTTATATCGGTACCGATGAAGTAAGGGGAGATACGTTTTTTTTACAGAGTACCTCTCCGGTAATAGACTGGGCTGTTTATTTTCAAAATTATAAACTGGCAGAAAATTTCCTTTCCTGTACGGAAAAGAGGGTAGGTATCGTGTTACCCGAAGCTGCCCGTCAGTTGAAGTATGGAGAGTTGAGGATTTGGGCGAGAGATAGTTTCAGTATTTCAAATGCGATTATTATCCCTCTTAGACGAGGCAAATTGATTACCGAAGTCGGGCAATTGAACGATACAGATAAGAGGACTACAGTTATTTATGGTTTGGAAGTGAAAGAGTTGGCCACGCCGGATACCGGGTTCATAGCCGATTCGATGAACCCGGCTTATTCGAATATAGAGGTTGCTGCTATCGGTCAAAAAATGGTAGAAGGTTATTTCAAAGACTTGGGGATAAATACGCTCTATTTGTTTCCGAAAGCTTCGGCTGATAGTTTGTCTGCCGATCTTCGAAAGTTGGAGCTGGAAGCTCGGCGGTGCCGGCTGACCGTTGTCGTAACGGACAGTCTTGCCGGATTAGACCGTTTTGTTTTTGATAAAGCCACTGCGGTTTTTGCCAGGTCGAATACGGGTTTTGAAATTTTAGCACAGGCATTGAATGCTACTTTTCAGGATGCGGAGAATGACTATTTAGGGATTCATTATTCGGGTAACGGCGAAGCTCCGCGTTTTGTCACCCGTACCGATGAATTTTCCCTTTTGCCTGTACAGAGTGAGCGACAGGATACGGTCTATCGGAAATTAGTCCAATTTCTGGCTTTTAATGTGACGATTCCGGGGATTCCTATGGTTGGGGAAGGGGATGAAATCGGTTGGCCGAAAAAGGAAGGAATACTTGGGCAGGGGGAGGAATGGACCGACGAACAGCTGAACGTGAAATCGAAGCTGAGTGCTTTAAATCAATTGCGAGGTGAACATATGGCTTTACTCTATGGGGATTTTATCCCCCTTCGGGTGGAAAAGCAAATTTACGCTTATATCCGTTCTTTTTTCGGTAAAAATGTCCTCGTAGTTTTCAACAAAGGCAAAGAAACGGTCTCTTTAAAGCTCGATTTACCGGAGATGAAACGGGAGGAAAACTTCTCTTCCCTATTCGGTAACCGTTTTAGCTATGATAATTCGAAAATAATTCTGGATGTCCCCGCCTATGGAGTCGAGATCATCTATAATTGA
- the ahpF gene encoding alkyl hydroperoxide reductase subunit F: MLETALKDQLRTIFAPLDSRYTFLIRLNPRHENRNELIELLEDVASCSEKINYRLEEGEGLEFELLKNEQKTRIKFRGIPNGHEFTSLLLAILNSDGKGKNIPDGNLQKRIAALKGPIRLTTYVSLTCTNCPDVVQALNLMAILNDNIEHEMVDGAINQAEVEALHIQGVPSVYADGKLIHIGRGEFGELLEKLEATYGSENTGQEIPEKKYDVLIVGGGPAGSSAAIYSARKGLKVAIIAERIGGQVKETVGIENLISIPYTTGSQLADNLRTHLQHYPIDLFEHRKVEKMEHTGKEKILSVTGGEKFVAPAIIIATGASWRRLNVPGETDYIGKGVAFCPHCDGPFYKGKHVAVIGGGNSGIEAAIDLAGICSKVTVFEFLEELKADQVLQEKAKSLPNVEILVNSQTTEVVGDKEKVTGIRTKDRTTGNERLFPLDGIFVQIGLAANSSAFKEIVATNRLEEIIIDAHCRTDIPGIYAAGDVSTVPYKQIIISMGEGAKAALSAFEDRIKGVLD; the protein is encoded by the coding sequence ATGTTAGAAACAGCATTAAAAGACCAGTTACGCACCATTTTTGCACCGCTGGATTCCCGATACACTTTTTTAATCCGGCTTAATCCCCGACACGAAAACCGGAATGAATTGATCGAACTATTAGAGGATGTCGCCTCTTGTTCAGAAAAAATCAATTACCGGCTGGAAGAAGGAGAGGGGCTGGAATTTGAATTGCTGAAAAATGAACAAAAAACGAGGATCAAATTCCGGGGCATACCGAACGGTCACGAATTCACTTCTTTACTATTGGCCATCCTCAACAGCGACGGCAAAGGGAAAAACATACCCGACGGGAACTTACAGAAACGTATAGCAGCCTTGAAGGGACCGATCCGGTTAACTACCTATGTATCCTTAACATGTACGAATTGTCCGGATGTTGTACAGGCCTTGAATCTGATGGCTATCCTGAACGACAACATAGAACACGAAATGGTAGACGGAGCGATAAATCAAGCCGAAGTAGAGGCTCTGCATATACAGGGAGTGCCTTCGGTATATGCCGACGGTAAGCTCATACACATCGGACGGGGAGAATTCGGAGAACTCCTTGAAAAATTGGAGGCGACCTACGGTTCGGAGAATACCGGCCAGGAAATCCCGGAAAAGAAATACGACGTCCTGATCGTAGGAGGTGGTCCGGCAGGCTCTTCGGCAGCCATCTACTCGGCCAGAAAAGGACTGAAAGTAGCCATCATTGCCGAGCGTATCGGAGGCCAGGTGAAAGAAACCGTGGGTATCGAAAATCTGATTTCTATTCCTTACACGACAGGTAGTCAGCTTGCCGATAATCTGCGTACCCATCTTCAACATTATCCGATCGATCTGTTCGAACATCGGAAAGTGGAAAAAATGGAGCATACCGGAAAAGAAAAAATTCTTTCGGTAACCGGAGGAGAAAAATTTGTCGCCCCGGCTATCATTATCGCTACCGGAGCTAGTTGGCGGCGTTTGAATGTACCTGGCGAAACAGACTATATCGGTAAAGGAGTAGCTTTTTGCCCCCACTGTGATGGTCCTTTTTATAAAGGAAAACACGTGGCTGTCATCGGAGGAGGTAATTCAGGAATCGAAGCAGCGATCGATTTGGCGGGAATTTGTTCTAAAGTAACTGTTTTTGAATTCCTGGAAGAGTTAAAAGCCGATCAGGTATTACAGGAAAAAGCGAAAAGTCTGCCTAATGTAGAAATTCTGGTCAACTCCCAAACAACCGAAGTGGTGGGAGACAAAGAAAAAGTGACAGGCATTCGCACAAAAGACAGGACAACGGGTAATGAACGCTTGTTCCCCCTGGACGGTATTTTCGTACAAATCGGACTAGCAGCCAATAGCAGTGCTTTTAAAGAAATTGTCGCGACCAATCGTCTGGAAGAAATCATCATCGATGCCCATTGCCGGACCGACATTCCGGGTATCTATGCAGCCGGCGATGTTTCCACCGTCCCCTATAAACAAATTATTATCTCAATGGGAGAAGGAGCCAAAGCAGCACTCTCAGCTTTCGAAGACCGTATTAAAGGGGTATTGGATTAA
- the ahpC gene encoding alkyl hydroperoxide reductase subunit C has product MQTIINSQLPEFSVQAFQNGQFKTVTDKDVKGKWGIFFFYPADFTFVCPTELVDMAEKYEQFQAMGVEIYSVSTDSHFVHKAWHDASESIRKIKYPMLADPTGALSRAFGVMIEEEGMAYRGTFVVNPEGQIKVVEIHDNNIGRDANELLRKVEAAQFVATHTGEVCPAKWKKGEATLKPSIDLVGKI; this is encoded by the coding sequence ATGCAAACAATTATCAATTCTCAGCTTCCTGAATTCAGTGTACAGGCATTTCAAAACGGTCAATTCAAAACAGTAACCGACAAAGATGTAAAGGGTAAATGGGGAATCTTCTTCTTCTATCCGGCCGACTTCACTTTTGTTTGTCCGACCGAATTGGTCGATATGGCTGAAAAGTACGAACAATTTCAGGCCATGGGTGTGGAGATCTACTCTGTAAGCACAGACTCTCACTTTGTACACAAAGCATGGCACGATGCTTCTGAAAGCATCCGTAAAATCAAATATCCGATGTTGGCAGACCCGACAGGAGCTTTAAGCCGTGCGTTCGGAGTCATGATCGAGGAAGAAGGAATGGCTTACCGGGGAACTTTTGTCGTGAATCCGGAAGGCCAGATCAAAGTTGTAGAAATTCATGACAATAACATCGGGAGGGACGCGAACGAACTTTTAAGAAAAGTTGAAGCGGCTCAATTCGTAGCCACTCATACCGGTGAAGTTTGCCCGGCTAAATGGAAAAAAGGTGAAGCGACCTTAAAGCCCAGTATCGACTTAGTCGGTAAAATTTAA
- a CDS encoding acyl-CoA thioesterase, with the protein MRKYIFELEMKVRDYECDLQGVVNNANYQHYMEHARHEFLEHAGANFGELHQQGIDAMVARVEIDYKVSLISGNRFSVKLNISREGAKLVFLEDIYRLSDDKLCARGRVESICVKDGKLTRGELFDEIFADYLK; encoded by the coding sequence ATGAGAAAGTATATTTTTGAATTGGAGATGAAAGTCCGGGATTATGAGTGTGATTTGCAGGGGGTGGTGAATAATGCCAATTATCAGCATTATATGGAGCATGCCCGTCATGAGTTTTTGGAGCATGCCGGTGCTAATTTCGGGGAATTACATCAGCAAGGTATCGATGCGATGGTGGCCCGGGTCGAGATCGACTATAAAGTGTCTTTGATCAGCGGGAATCGTTTTTCTGTTAAATTGAATATATCCCGGGAAGGGGCTAAGCTGGTGTTTTTAGAAGATATTTATCGGCTGTCGGATGATAAGTTATGTGCCCGTGGCCGGGTGGAATCGATTTGTGTAAAGGATGGGAAATTGACCCGGGGGGAATTATTCGATGAAATCTTTGCCGATTATTTGAAATAA
- a CDS encoding DUF362 domain-containing protein, whose protein sequence is MNKAKVYFTNLRTTPNSNLLDKMERLVRKAGIADISFEQQFTAIKIHFGEPGNLAYIRPNYAARLVQVLRSLGAKPFLTDCNTLYSGHRANAVDHLQSAMENGFNPISAQCQVIIADGLKGTEYREIEIGGEYCQAPKIGAAIADADIIVTMNHFKGHEQAGFGGALKNLGMGCASVGGKLELHSASQPVIDSQNCKKCGICIKHCAHEAIHFDAQHIAEIDYSRCVGCGQCVALCQYDAAVMGESDTSERLNYKIAEYTQAVLKDKPHFHISFIMNVSPECDCWNHNDAAIIPDLGILASFDPVALDKACADLVIAAPVIGGNKLSEAHPHEHLQGTDKFHLIHPDTNWLAGLQHAEKIGVGTLDYELISV, encoded by the coding sequence ATGAACAAAGCCAAAGTATATTTCACCAACCTGAGGACCACCCCCAACAGCAATCTGTTGGATAAAATGGAGCGTTTGGTCAGAAAAGCAGGTATTGCCGATATTTCATTCGAACAGCAGTTTACAGCAATAAAGATTCATTTCGGAGAACCCGGAAATCTAGCCTACATACGGCCCAATTATGCCGCCCGCCTGGTACAAGTTTTACGTTCTTTAGGTGCCAAACCTTTCCTGACAGATTGTAACACGCTTTATTCCGGACACCGGGCCAACGCCGTAGACCATCTGCAAAGTGCTATGGAAAACGGTTTCAATCCGATTTCCGCTCAATGCCAGGTAATCATTGCCGACGGACTTAAAGGGACGGAGTACAGGGAAATAGAAATCGGGGGAGAATATTGTCAGGCTCCGAAAATCGGAGCAGCGATTGCCGACGCGGATATCATCGTCACGATGAACCATTTTAAAGGACATGAACAGGCTGGATTCGGCGGAGCATTGAAAAACCTCGGCATGGGATGTGCCAGTGTAGGAGGGAAACTCGAACTTCATTCTGCTTCCCAACCCGTTATCGATAGCCAAAACTGTAAGAAATGCGGTATCTGCATCAAACATTGTGCCCACGAAGCCATCCACTTCGATGCACAACATATTGCAGAAATAGATTATTCACGTTGTGTCGGTTGTGGTCAATGCGTGGCACTTTGTCAATACGATGCCGCCGTGATGGGCGAAAGCGACACTTCCGAACGCCTGAATTATAAAATAGCAGAATACACACAGGCCGTACTAAAGGACAAACCTCATTTCCACATCAGCTTTATCATGAACGTATCCCCCGAATGTGATTGCTGGAATCACAATGATGCTGCTATTATTCCGGATCTGGGAATTTTGGCTTCGTTCGATCCGGTTGCGCTCGATAAAGCCTGTGCCGACCTGGTCATTGCAGCCCCTGTCATCGGAGGGAATAAACTCTCGGAAGCTCATCCCCATGAACACCTGCAAGGGACGGATAAATTCCATCTGATCCATCCCGATACCAATTGGCTGGCCGGACTTCAACACGCAGAAAAAATAGGGGTCGGGACACTCGATTATGAACTGATCTCCGTATGA
- a CDS encoding Gfo/Idh/MocA family protein: MRKVRFGIIGTNFITDWILEAAREELRFEATAVCSRSRETGQAFALKHGIPHLFTSPEEMAASSLIDAVYIAVPNSLHAALSILFMQQGKHVLCEKPLASNAKEAREMIRVARQNGVTLMEAMKSTLTPNFRQLRRHLAEAGCLRRYFASYCQYSSRYDKLKAGIVLNAFNPELSNGAMMDLGVYTVYPLVVLFGRPKRISATGLKLSTGVDGQGAVNFEYENLNATVLYSKIADSFLPAEIQGEKGTFILDRIQTIREVKFIPKGGQIQDLSVPASHNEYYYEIAEFIDLIERRLCESTINSHDHSLATLEIIDEVRKQSGIIYPADK, encoded by the coding sequence ATGAGAAAAGTACGTTTCGGAATAATAGGTACCAATTTTATTACCGACTGGATTCTTGAAGCAGCCCGCGAAGAGTTGCGTTTCGAAGCCACGGCCGTCTGTTCGCGAAGCAGGGAAACGGGCCAGGCTTTTGCCCTTAAGCACGGCATACCACACCTCTTCACTTCGCCCGAAGAAATGGCAGCCAGTTCTTTAATCGATGCCGTATATATCGCTGTCCCTAATTCTTTACATGCGGCTTTGAGTATTCTTTTCATGCAACAAGGGAAACACGTCCTTTGCGAAAAGCCCCTGGCTTCTAATGCAAAAGAAGCCAGGGAAATGATTCGGGTAGCCCGGCAAAATGGCGTTACTTTGATGGAAGCCATGAAATCGACTCTTACCCCTAACTTCCGGCAACTTCGCCGGCATTTAGCGGAAGCAGGATGCTTAAGACGCTATTTTGCCAGCTATTGTCAATATTCTTCGCGTTATGACAAATTAAAAGCGGGAATTGTATTGAATGCTTTTAATCCCGAACTTTCGAACGGGGCTATGATGGATTTAGGAGTTTACACCGTATATCCCCTGGTCGTCCTTTTCGGCCGCCCTAAACGTATTAGCGCCACAGGATTGAAACTTTCGACAGGAGTAGACGGCCAAGGGGCTGTAAACTTCGAATACGAAAACCTGAATGCTACCGTTCTGTATTCAAAGATTGCAGATTCCTTTTTACCTGCAGAAATCCAGGGAGAAAAAGGAACTTTTATTTTAGATCGTATTCAAACCATCCGTGAAGTAAAATTTATCCCCAAAGGGGGACAAATCCAGGATCTTTCGGTCCCGGCCTCACACAACGAATATTATTATGAAATAGCGGAATTTATCGATCTGATAGAAAGAAGGCTATGCGAATCGACGATCAATAGTCATGATCATTCGCTCGCCACGCTTGAAATCATCGATGAAGTACGCAAACAATCAGGGATCATTTATCCTGCCGACAAATAA